In the genome of Amaranthus tricolor cultivar Red isolate AtriRed21 chromosome 15, ASM2621246v1, whole genome shotgun sequence, one region contains:
- the LOC130801017 gene encoding PLAT domain-containing protein 3-like, translated as MGKNDVKMLKLRVPLVIWVGQRSFGLDRADFDTLEDDDCTYVIYVQTGSINDATTYATVNLELRDTYFDRLNLTNLQSWGIMSKNHYYFRRGNLDTFSVKGKCFKGPICSITLSHDNKGLSSGWYVDYVQLTTIAPSRGCRRTYFPVNTWVAIDKWPYGSARRGVYLCDEIVRHERKCSY; from the exons atgggtaaaaatgacgttaaaatgcTAAAACTTAGGGTACCATTG gtcatttggGTTGGTCAACGATCATTTGGCCTTGATAGAGCAGACTTTGATACTTTAGAG GATGATGACTGTACCTACGTGATTTACGTGCAAACAGGAAGCATAAATGATGCTACAACATATGCAACAGTGAATCTTGAACTAAGAGACACTTATTTCGATCGATTAAACCTCACAAATCTACAATCGTGGGGAATAATGAGCAAAAATCATTACTATTTTCGAAGAGGAAATTTAGATACTTTTTCTGTGAAAGGGAAATGTTTCAAAGGTCCAATTTGTAGCATAACATTGAGCCATGATAATAAGGGTTTGTCATCTGGTTGGTACGTCGACTATGTACAACTCACGACTATTGCACCAAGTCGAGGTTGCCGGAGAACTTACTTCCCTGTCAATACTTGGGTTGCTATCGACAAGTGGCCGTATGGTTCGGCTAGAAGGGGTGTTTATTTATGTGATGAGATTGTTAGACATGAACGTAAATGTTCATATTAG